In Aedes albopictus strain Foshan chromosome 3, AalbF5, whole genome shotgun sequence, the following are encoded in one genomic region:
- the LOC134290937 gene encoding uncharacterized protein LOC134290937, translating to MDVAIFGAACSPSSPQYIKNLNAKDFEAVYSRADEAIVRRHYVDDYLDYLDSFGAVEEVVEIGRQVKSIHAAESGFELRNFLSNDTTIAARVGDESQEAEKRISVEKDDRIESVLGMKWIPSSDTFTFTVCLHDNLRHVLEESHVPTKREVLRTVMSFFDPMGLISFFVIHGCILMQAIWATGISWDDPIDGKSWLQWKKWIELISELSTLRIPRCYFEDATEESYCKLQIHVFVDASQSAYAYAVYFRVETPEGPAVSLVMVKSKVAPLKMLTKPQLELQAGTRLHNSVITVHTLKATKRVLWTDSNTVLAWIRSDQRRYRQYVGFRIGEILSMTDADEWRKVPSKENVADDATQWGNGPAVRSGNRWFQGPEFLRQSEDNWPGGSERNEPTQEELMALNVHDEAVEPALVDVNIFSVPHMGGVWERMVRSMKVAIGGILEAQRRPDDEVLETVIIEAEAMINSRPLTYIPLESDVQESLTPNHFLLGSSNGVKQQPVLPTDYQATLRNGWKCNICRMEYGED from the exons ATGGACGTAGCTATCTTTGGGGCTGCCTGTTCACCAAGTAGTCCCCAGTATATAAAAAATCTGAACGCCAAAGATTTCGAAGCAGTGTATTCACGGGCAGATGAAGCCATCGTGCGCCGTCATTATGTGGACGATTACCTGGATTACCTCGATAGCTTCGGAGCCGTCGAGGAAGTGGTAGAGATTGGTCGTCAAGTGAAGAGTATACACGCTGCTGAAAGTGGATTCGAGCTCCGGAATTTCTTGTCAAACGATACAACGATAGCAGCACGGGTTGGAGATGAATCGCAGGAGGCGGAAAAAAGAATCAGCGTGGAAAAGGATGATCGGATAGAATCCGTCCTAGGAATGAAGTGGATCCCAAGTAGCGACACCTTCACATTCACTGTTTGCCTCCATGACAATCTGCGACACGTTCTTGAAGAGTCACACGTTCCTACGAAACGAGAAGTCTTACGCACCGTAATGAGCTTCTTCGACCCGATGGGACTCATATCGTTTTTCGTGATCCACGGGTGCATCTTGATGCAGGCAATCTGGGCAACAGGAATCAGCTGGGATGATCCGATCGATGGAAAGAGTTGGCTACAGTGGAAGAAGTGGATCGAGCTGATTTCGGAATTGAGCACTCTTCGAATCCCACGTTGCTACTTCGAAGATGCCACAGAAGAGAGTTATTGCAAGTTGCAGATCCATGTATTCGTCGATGCGAGCCAATCAGCCTATGCATATGCAGTGTATTTCCGAGTTGAAACACCAGAAGGTCCGGCAGTTAGCCTAGTAATGGTAAAATCCAAAGTAGCACCGTTGAAGATGTTGACGAAACCTCAACTCGAATTGCAAGCTGGCACCCGTCTGCACAATAGTGTGATCACCGTGCATACACTCAAGGCAACGAAGCGCGTATTATGGACTGACTCAAATACAGTTCTTGCCTGGATACGATCAGATCAGCGGCGGTATCGCCAATACGTTGGATTTAGGATCGGTGAAATTCTATCGATGACGGACGCCGACGAATGGAGGAAGGTGCCATCGAAAGAGAATGTAGCTGACGACGCAACGCAGTGGGGAAATGGACCGGCCGTTCGCTCCGGAAATCGGTGGTTTCAAGGACCGGAATTTCTTCGACAATCCGAGGACAATTGGCCAGGTGGTAGTGAACGAAACGAACCAACGCAGGAGGAACTAATGGCGTTGAATGTTCATGATGAAGCAGTGGAGCCAGCGCTAGTAGACGTAAATATATTCA GCGTTCCTCACATGGGAGGAGTGTGGGAGCGTATGGTTCGCTCAATGAAAGTGGCTATAGGTGGTATTCTGGAAGCGCAGCGAAGACCAGACGACGAAGTTTTGGAGACGGTCATCATCGAGGCGGAAGCAATGATAAATTCGCGGCCGCTAACGTATATACCTCTGGAATCTGACGTGCAGGAGTCTCTTACTCCAAATCATTTCCTGTTGGGGAGCTCAAACGGAGTCAAGCAACAGCCAGTACTACCAACGGACTACCAAGCAACCCTGAGGAACGGATGGAAGTGCAACATTTGTCGGATGGAATATGGAGAGGATTGA